Proteins encoded together in one Rhipicephalus sanguineus isolate Rsan-2018 chromosome 9, BIME_Rsan_1.4, whole genome shotgun sequence window:
- the LOC119404793 gene encoding post-GPI attachment to proteins factor 6, producing the protein MANSCSRMGHLLRLCWLLYSVRLGVPLVYTPSDAYQESLLRPYRTFSDVAIFHFTVPAQTSRAAWQFVAFMDDKHCPSQPVYIYLRHGSYPVVAADNSSFPAHTHLPSQSLYHLKTETKFQPTEMPEFHVLNPLPGSWFVIAFLQESSRQIKQQGIHRSCQYSLGSMAAWTHHHEVILLNVGMHLNVTSPPQLTVFKVYVPDGAWQLLVRISACVNVSSNLSSIKSEAVQPCIRKFGLRARALPYAEDVNVTGSDFYSIVPQPEMEAYYYIAVAADMHVGYSIVADIKDCPTPWHFSNRKSSRQPRHLTTGFNESDASNETASNQTASTLSAVSQLHEDHQKVASGPSGATVTTTPTEFQAHTAHFVKEILGEQGILAAMQGCLPMIPLTRIKHAQDFLDSFLVQGPEWFSSWLGLTDAFPVVVGLQLEPFVDIGGTLQTKIHLDSMVKNLTSQVVIVNICIHHGSPPPYVSGRIQCPQGLSLTVSTNDSLVAIKYFPFPEPGTWFLSFTAGCFNGSSSWVPVRCELEQTIVDLRIRLQPCVFEGSPCGQHGYCQENHFRQFYFSSCHCVGGWRGWGCTDNSRATPAPLLLMRTLLLTLSNLFFLPAIVLATRRQFYTEAVVYGVTMFFSMFYHACDVDMFGFCLLRYEVLQFCDFFSAVLSFWVTLVAMANVPPTLASIAHVLGALGVALGVQCQRTSLLVFAVPAGVGAFLLSVSWVRRCYQSHSCQPTLREWLTNLIPGVLLAAVGLVLFAFVETEDNYKYIHSAWHIVISLSISFLLPKRNTSTVAQCKNGCSASVISGGDTMQSIYERVQPVLNNDSELVDIADYRLDTDLTSLIRGLHP; encoded by the exons ATGGCGAACAGCTGTTCCCGCATGGGGCATTTGCTACGGTTGTGTTGGCTTCTCTACTCCGTTCGCCTGGGCGTTCCGCTAG TGTACACTCCTTCCGATGCCTACCAAGAGAGCCTTCTTCGGCCGTATCGGACGTTCAGTGACGTGGCCATCTTCCACTTCACAGTGCCTGCTCAAACGTCACGGGCGGCATGGCAGTTTGTGGCCTTCATGGACGATAAGCACTGCCCGTCACAACCAGTTTACAT CTACCTCAGGCATGGCAGCTATCCTGTCGTCGCAGCAGACAACAGCTCTTTTCCCGCCCACACGCACCTTCCGAGCCAGTCTCTGTATCACCTCAAGACGGAGACCAAGTTTCAGCCCACAGAGATGCCGGAATTCCACGTGCTCAACCCGCTGCCTGGCAGCTGGTTCGTCATTGCCTTCCTGCAGGAGTCGAGCAGGCAGATTAAGCAGCAG GGAATCCATCGTAGCTGCCAGTACAGCCTTGGCAGTATGGCGGCTTGGACGCATCACCATGAGGTCATATTGCTCAACGTTGGCATGCACCTCAACGTTACGTCACCACCTCAGCTGACTGTATTTAA AGTCTACGTTCCCGATGGCGCGTGGCAGCTGCTAGTGAGGATATCGGCCTGCGTCAATGTCTCTTCAAATCTTTCCTCAATCAAAAGCGAGGCTGTTCAGCCTTGCATCCGAAAGTTCGGGCTGCGTGCAAGGGCCCTCCCATACGCGGAAGATGTCAACGTCACTGGAAGTGACTTCTACAGCATTGTTCCGCAGCCAGAGATGGAAGCGTATTACTACATCGCCGTTGCGGCAGACATGCACGTTGGCTACTCTATCGTTGCGGACATCAAGG ACTGTCCCACTCCGTGGCACTTTTCAAACCGCAAGTCCAGCCGGCAGCCACGCCACCTGACCACCGGTTTCAACGAATCAGATGCCAGCAACGAGACCGCGTCCAATCAGACAGCTTCGACCCTGTCTGCCGTCAGCCAGCTGCACGAAGACCACCAGAAGGTGGCGTCGGGTCCCAGCGGTGCCACCGTGACCACAACACCAACGGAGTTTCAGGCACACACCGCCCACTTTGTGAAGGAGATTCTGGGAGAGCAGGGTATACTGGCCGCCATGCAAGGATGCCTTCCAATGATACCCCTGACGAGGATCAAGCATGCGCAAGACTTTTTGGACTCCTTCTTGGTGCAG GGACCTGAGTGGTTTTCATCGTGGCTGGGCCTCACCGATGCATTCCCAGTCGTGGTTGGCCTCCAGCTGGAGCCATTCGTGGACATTGGGGGCACGCTACAGACAAAAATACATCTAGACAGTATGGTTAAG AATTTGACATCCCAAGTGGTCATCGTGAACATCTGCATACATCACGGTAGCCCGCCACCATACGTGTCGGGACGCATTCAGTGCCCCCAGGGTCTCTCGCTGACTGTCTCCACCAACGACAGTTTGGTGGCCATCAAATACTTCCCTTTCCCAGAGCCTGGCACTTGGTTCCTGTCATTCACGGCAGGCTGCTTTAATGGTTCAAG CTCGTGGGTGCCCGTGCGCTGCGAGTTGGAACAGACCATAGTGGACCTTCGCATCCGACTTCAGCCGTGCGTCTTCGAAGGCTCACCCTGTGGCCAGCACGGCTACTGCCAGGAGAATCACTTCCGGCAGTTTTACTTCAGCTCCTGCCATTGTGTTGGCG GTTGGCGTGGTTGGGGTTGCACCGACAACAGCAGAGCAACGCCAGCGCCTCTCCTTCTGATGCGGACTCTGCTGCTGACGCTGAGCAACCTGTTCTTCCTGCCCGCCATAGTCCTGGCCACCAGACGGCAGTTCTACACAGAGGCTGTCGTCTATGGCGTCACCATGTTCTTTTCAATG TTTTACCATGCCTGCGATGTGGACATGTTTGGCTTCTGCCTGCTGCGCTACGAAGTGCTCCAGTTCTGTGACTTCTTCTCGGCCGTGCTCTCATTCTGGGTCACGCTGGTGGCCATGGCCAACGTGCCCCCCACACTGGCCTCCATCGCGCACGTGCTGGGCGCCCTGGGCGTGGCCCTCGGTGTGCAGTGTCAGCGCACCAGCCTGCTAGTCTTTGCCGTGCCCGCTGGCGTTGGAGCTTTCCTACTGTCTGTGTCTTGG GTCCGCAGGTGTTACCAGTCCCACTCTTGCCAGCCAACGTTGCGTGAGTGGCTGACGAACCTCATTCCGGGCGTCCTCCTCGCCGCGGTCGGCCTAGTCCTGTTTGCCTTTGTAGAGACCGAGGACAACTACAAGTACATCCACAGTGCGTGGCACATTGTGATCTCTCTCTCCATCAGTTTCCTGCTACCAAAGCGCAACACGAGCACTGTGGCGCAATGCAAGAATGGCTGCAGTGCCTCCGTCATTAGTGGCGGGGACACCATGCAGTCCATATACGAGCGGGTGCAGCCAGTGCTGAACAACGACTCGGAGCTGGTCGACATAGCCGACTACCGACTCGACACGGATCTAACGTCACTCATCAGAGGCCTCCACCCTTAA